Below is a window of Myroides profundi DNA.
ATGGAATAAAAGGATAATTATGAATTATAATCTAGAAATACAGAAGATCTTATTAAAGGTAGAAGAGTTACCTAGTTTTAGTGATAAAGTAAAGGCATTAAAAGAGGCTATTGCTCTTGCAGATAAACACAATGATTTAGATTGGGGATTTGATTTAAGATTAACCTTGATTCAAAAAGAGAGAAATACCTCTAAGTGTGAGGAGAGTTTTCCTGCTTTTGCATGGATACTTAATGCGAGTGATTCTAATGAGGATTACTTCGACGAGTCAGAGTTCTTATGGGAGTATAAGTGGATGTTCTGTTCTGCTTACCGCAATGCTTCTATTTCTTTAGAACAGATTAAAGAAATAGGAGATGACCTAAGAAGACGTCTTAAAAAGAATGGATATAGTGATAGAGCATATTATAATGTAATGACTGGATATGCATTGCATCTAAGAGATTATAAGTTAGCAAAAGAGTATATTCGCTTGGCTGATGAAGAGATCTTAGACGATATGGCTAACTGTCCTGCTTGTGAGTTAGATACTAAAGTAGAGACTTTATTAGATCTAGGTCATATAGATGAGTCATTAGTAAAGGCACAAGATCTGATCAATAAGAAGTTGACGTGTTATTCAATGCCTTTCCAAACCTTTTGTAGTTTTGCTAATAAGTTATATGATGCAGGTGATGATAGAGCTTCTATCTACTTCGATAAAGCATTAGAAGAATATCACGCGCATGATCAATACGATAGTTCTGTAGGATACTCTATGGGAGAGTTAGTGTCTTATATGGCAAAAACAAAGCATCCTGAGATGTGGAGCTTCTTCTCTCGTATCTGTGAGTGGCAGTTAGGTGCTGAAGATATACATATCTATAACTTTGCTAAAGCAATGGCTCCGTTGATGCAAGGAGAAGGTGAAGTAACATTAAGCTTATCTCCACTATTGCCTTATTATCAAGAGTCAGGAGTGTATAAGTTATCTGATTTATATACTTACTTTAAGGATACGGCTTATGATTATGCTAATAGATTCGATCAACGTAATCACAATACTAATTTTAAACAAGAAGTAGATAAGGCATTAAACTAAACGTGCTTATTGACTTTAGATATTTACAGCAAGACTTCAGAATATGAGGTCTTGCTTTTTTTATATTAAAAAAGCCACTCTTTTTTTGAGTGGCTGTATCGTTAGAATAGGCTAATCTGTCCGTCTTGTTCAGCTTTGACTATTTTCTTTTCTTTTTTCTTCTCTTTCTTTTCTTTTTGTTCACTAGGTTCAACCTCGATCATTTCTACATCAAATATCTCTATTTGCATAACATCTTGGCTATATGGGATGTCTTCTTTTTCAGTAAGTAGTGTATTCATTCCTTGTTCTGGCTGTGATGAGATGATAGGTTCGTGATTGATAAGATCTTGTTCATCTACATTTATACCAGTTTTAGCAATATTAAATAACTCATTGTACTTAGGGTCACTGAAGGTTACTTGTTCTGCTGTATTCTTTTTCTCTGAAGGTGGTACAGGGTCTTCTGTAGTAATTCTCTCCCAATCTAACTTCGGTTGACTTTCTGGTATACTCGTCATGAATAAGTCTTCCTCTATGCTGTAGATCGTTTCTTGAGTAGGGAATGTTTCAGTAGTTATATTAGGTTCCTCAGTAGGAACTATTGTTTCTTCTGTCACATCTATTTCTTTCTCTTGATAAGAGCTATGGTCTAAAGGAAGTTCGTTATCTAGGATTACTTCTTCCTCTACAGAAGGAGTGAATAACTCTTCTAACGTATTAGGCATAGTAGATACTACCTCATGAGATACTTCTTCATTCGGAGTATCTATTTCTTCTTCATGATCACTAAAAGCATCTGTCATATCAAATAGGATAGGTATCTCTACTTGATTAGGATCTACTGTATGTGTGTCTTCTGTACCTTCTAGTACTAAGATTCTCTCTGGCTTAGGCTCTGTAATCTCTATAGAATTATCTTCTACTAAGTCTTCGTCTATGATAGTGATATCTTCTTCTTTAGCGAAGATGTCTAGTTTATTATGCAGTTCAGAGATAAGTCTTTTTATCTTTTTGATATGTAGGTTATCACTGAATAATTCTTTTTCGTGAACAGCTTCTAGAAGCTTATACATAGAGTACGCTTCATGGTATTTCAATACTAATGAATGCTTTTTATTATGATCAAGAATAGAAACTTGCTTCTGTATTGTCTTTGCTTTATCTTCTAACTTATTGATTAAATCTTCTTTGATGCTTATTAGTAATGCGTCTGTGACATTCTCTACAATATAGTCATCTGTATGCTTAACCATTTTGATGACTGTAAGCAATACGTCATTATTTAATTTAAGTTGAATTTTTGCAATCATTTTATTCGTGAAAAAGGCTTGTTTATTTACGTTCAAGAAAGTTCACAAAATAATGAAAAATTATTGTAAGTGCTACGTATTTAGGGGAAAATATTATTAATTAGAGCGGGTTAAGACGATTTATAGACTATAATAAATAGTCTTTTTTGTAATGAGTTGATTTGTTTAGTTTTATGTTTTTGTAGTGTCCTTTTTTTCTTAGTTTACCTCATAAGATTTTGAAGATAAATGAAGATATATAAAATTGTTATTCAAAGGATTGCTTCTAACCCTACGTTTATTGGGTAAAAGAAGTCGCGTTATGTGGTATAATGGTTTTTTATCAGTAACTTTAATAAGTGAAACAAGGCAAACACCTTGCCTCATATAGACAGAAATAATAATATTAAAAATAGTAAGATATGAAGATTGCTTTTTTTTCTACGCAACCTTATGATGTAATATTCTTTGATAAGGAGAATAAACAATTTGGCTTTGAATTAGAATACTTTGAAACAGGTTTGGATGAACAAACGGTGAATGTGATTACAGAAGGCACTGATGTAGTATGTGTATTCGTAAATGATAAAGTAGACTCTGAGGTGATTAGTAATCTAGCTAAGAAAGATGTTAAGTATATTGCTCTTCGTTGTGCAGGGTTTAATAACGTAGACTTGGATGCTGCTCATAAACATAATATACGAGTTTGTCGTGTACCTGCATATTCTCCAGAAGCAGTAGCAGAGCATACATTAGCTATGCTATTTACTATTAATAGAAAGATTCACAAGGCATATAATCGCGTTAGAGAACAGAACTTCTCTTTAAATGGATTGTTAGGAACTAATATCTATAAAAAGACAGTCGGAATTATAGGAACAGGTAATATAGGTGCGGTTTTTTGTCGTATGATGAAAGCTTTAGGTACTGAAGTTTTAGCTTATGATATTTATAAAAATGAACAATTAGAGGCTGAAGGGATTCGTTATGTAGAGTTAGAAGAGCTATTTACGAAGTCTGATATTATTTCACTACACTGTCCGCTTACACCAGATACGATGCATCTGATTAATGAAGATACGATTAGTAAAATGAAAGATGGAGTAATGTTGATTAATACGAGTAGAGGTAAACTGATCGATACACACGCTATTATACAAGGGCTTAGAGCAAAGAAAATAGGTGCTTTGGGAATAGATGTATACGAGCAAGAAGAGAAGGTATTCTTTAGAGACTTATCAGGAACAATATTAGAGGATGAACGTTTACAATTATTAACTTCATTCCCAAATGTATTAGTAACTGCTCACCAGGCTTTCTTTACAGATGAAGCGCTGACTCAGATAGCTTTTATTACATTAGATAACCTAAAACAACTTAAAACGAATAATGAGATAGTAGGTAGAAATGCTGAACTATAACTGATTTATTTTTGAGATTTTATGTAAGACAAGGGGCTGTCTCATTATAGAATGAGACAGCCCCTCTAAGTAATAATTGTTCTAACTAACTCAATTCACTTAATTACTTCTGTTTTTATCTTCGAAATTTGCTTCTTTTATTGCTTTTTTGTTCTTAGAGTTGCCGAATGTATAGGACGCACTTATACTGAATCTACGAGAGTTCCAAGAGTTCTTGAAAGACTGTACATTGTCTTTGTAATAAGAAGTACCATTGCTCTTACCAGTATTGAAGATGTCCTGCATTGTCATATTAATATTCAGTTTTTTGTCTAGTAAAGCTAGTTTAGCTCCAAATGAGAGTGAGCTATATGAGCTGTATCTTGTATTGTCTTCTTTATGTGGTATTTGGTGATACCAGTTAAGTAATAGTTTTAAGGTCTTTGCATTATTCACAGAGAATGTGTTCTGTGAATAGTAATCAAATAAGTTCCCTTTTAGCCCTACTTGTGTTGCTGCTTCATTTCTGTAATACGGAGATGAAATTATGTATTCTAATCCTGAATTTGTCTCCCACCAAGCTGTTATCGCATTGTTATAAGAGATATCCACACCATAGTTATCACTGTTAAGCATATTGTATGTTGAGCTCATAAATACACCGTCTACGTACTTATTCATATAATCAAACTGATCAGTCATATGATAGTAATTAAGATTAACAGATAATGCACCATTATATACGTAACTTAATTCATAGTTGTTTGTATAAGAAGGATTAAGTTCTGGATTACCTTGATGATATGTATAGCTGTTAGAATAATACTTAAACGGATTTAAGACATTAGAGTATGGTCTATTAATACGCTTAGAGTAGTTAAAACTAAATGAGTGTGTCTCATTAGGCGTGAATGATACATATGCTGTAGGGAACCACTTACCATAAGACTTCGTGAACTTCTCGTCATTATCTAGTTGATGACCTTTTGCCTCTGTTTGCTCATAGCGCATTCCACCTTTTACACTCCACTTCTCCGTTAGCTTTTTAGTGAAACTTAGGTATGCAGCATAGTTATCTTCAGTGTAGTTAAATCGATTACTCTTTAGAGGATCTAATGTAGCATTGCCATTCTTGATATTAAAATAAGTTACTTGAGCTTTATTGTCATAAGTAGTATACTTTGCTCCAAACTCTATTTCTGCCCAAGGCAAGTGATAAGTTAAATCCGCATTAAGACTATATACACTATACTTAAGCGTATTAGTATAGGTATTATATCTTCTAAGTACAGAGCTATTATCGAATTCTTTGATATCAAATGATTGGTCTGGTGAATTAGAGAAATAATTAGCACCTATCGCTATTTTACTCCCTAATGTATCTAGTTTCTGATCAAAGAATAGATTAGCTGTATGATAGTTATTTTTAGTATAAGATCGGTTTACTGAATTAATAATAGAGTCAGTTGCTGTAAAAGGATAGCTTTTATAAGTAGAAGTTGTAAATGCTCTAGGATCCCCAGAGAATTTAGTATAATTGTAAGAACCTCCTATGACAGCATTGTCTGTTAGTTGATAGTTCGTAGTGATACTCGCTCCTCTATTTTTATAAGAAGATTCGTTTAAAGAGTTGTTGCCTAAATACCTTTTATCATCTTGATAAGTATTATCATTGGTATTAGAATTTTTGCTATTATTGATATTCCCTTTAAGCATTACGCTCCACTTCTTATTTTGATAATTTAAGCTACCATTACTACCTCCAGAGTTATAGTTGTTATATGAATAGTTAGAGCTTACTGTTCCATATACTCCCATGCGTTTATTCTTTTTTAAGATGATATTGATAATACCCGCATTACCACTTGCTTCATATTTAGCAGAAGGAGTTGTTATGACTTCTATTTTTTCAATATCATCTGAGCGCAGTGTACGCAGATAGTTTGTTAGTGCATCCCCTTGTAGTTCTAGCATTCTATCATCTACCATGATACGTACATTGTTTTTACCACTGATGCTGATTTTGTCGTTTTGTACTTTGACCATTGGAGTAGTAGCAAGTGCTTCTAGTGCATCCATTCCTTGAGAAGCGATACTATTTGCTGTATTGTACACCAGTCTATCTACTTTTCGTTCTACTAATCTTTTTTCAGCATGCAGAACAATTTCATCTAGTTGTTGCTCATTTTTTACGGAGATATTTTTTAGATCGACATCACTCTGAACTGCTAGTTGTTGTTCACTTACTAATTGACCTAAGTGGAATATCTTAAGTACATAATCTCCCTTGGCAATATCCTCCATACTGAATAGACCTGTTTCGTCAGAGAAACTCTGTTTTACAAAAGTATCATTAGGTCGAAATAGTTGTATCTCTGCATAATCCACAGGTTTGTCAGATTGGTCTACCACAGTCCCCTTGATAGAAGACTGTGCTAGTATGAATTGACTACATAGAATAGTTAAAAGTAATGTGAATAAGTTTTTCATCGTTAGTTAGTTGTAGTAGGTTGTATTATATTATTTTCTATTTCTTTCTTCAGCGTTACCACCTTGGTGATCTCTTACTTTAATCTTACTGTTTCCAAATGAGTAACTTACACCTAAATTGAAATAACGTTGGTCATAGTAGTTATAGTATTTTTGATTTACATTGTTTGTATTGGTAGATGCTGTTTGCGAACCAGTTTTAAAGATGTCATTGGCATAGATTGATAGGTTTAACTTTTTGTCAAGCATAGCGTATTTCATTCCTAAGTTTAATGCATAGACCTTAGTTACTTCCCAGATACCAACTTTTAAACTTGGTTGGTACCAGAAGTCTACTTGAGCAGTCCATGTCTTAGAAGAGTTTAGATAAGCTGTATTATTCGATGTGAAGTAATAACCACCTCCATTGTTTATGTCTAATTTTACATCTTTACTAAGTTTAGATTCAGCATAGAATGCATAGAAACCATTTTGAGATTGTAACCAAGGGAACGTATTAAATGTATAACTCACTCCAGCATTATATCTAGTATAATCTAATATATTATCTCTTAGATAAAGTGTTTTATTAGTTGCTATATCTACTATCGGATATTGAGAGTATTCGTCTTTCGTATTCGAATAAGACATACTAAAGTCTAGTTTACCTTTATAGTTATAAGTAAACTCTACTTTATCTGTAAAGGCTGGTTGTAGTTTTGGATTTCCTTCAGCTACACTATATTCAGTGATATACCATTTAAAAGGATTCAACTCCCAGAACGCTGGTCTAGAGATACGTCTGTTGTAATTGATCGATAGTGTATTATCGTCATTTACTTTATAAGCTATATATACAGTAGGAAATAGTTTCGCATAATTCTTTTTATTCTTGATGTCATATACCACAGATGTCCCAGTAGTCTGCGTTGTTTCCAATCTCAATCCTACTTGAGCAGTCCATTTATCATTAAACTCTTTACTAGCATTAATGTATAATGCTTGTGTATTTTCTTTGTATTCAAAGTTGTCTTTTTGTTTCAAGTCTTCTATAGGTGTACCAGATGATAGATTAAAGAAGTTTGTCTTGTTATTTGTTACCACGAAACTTGCCTTAGCTCCATAAGATAACTTAGCCCATTTTAAGGGTTGTTCAAAGTCTATCTTAGCACTGAAGTTTTCTATTTTTTGATTACCCGTAGAGTTTGCTATGAACATGTTGTTAACAGAGTTATCAACAGTTGTTGTATTTGTGTTGAAAAGTCTCTCTTTGTTGTTCACATAGTTGAAGTAATCAACGTCTATTGAATACTTAGTTCCTAGAGTATCAATCTTATGTACTAAGTTTATGTTAGCAGAGTGAGTGTTATTAACTCCGTCATTTTTAGCGTTTGTTTTGACGT
It encodes the following:
- a CDS encoding 2-hydroxyacid dehydrogenase → MKIAFFSTQPYDVIFFDKENKQFGFELEYFETGLDEQTVNVITEGTDVVCVFVNDKVDSEVISNLAKKDVKYIALRCAGFNNVDLDAAHKHNIRVCRVPAYSPEAVAEHTLAMLFTINRKIHKAYNRVREQNFSLNGLLGTNIYKKTVGIIGTGNIGAVFCRMMKALGTEVLAYDIYKNEQLEAEGIRYVELEELFTKSDIISLHCPLTPDTMHLINEDTISKMKDGVMLINTSRGKLIDTHAIIQGLRAKKIGALGIDVYEQEEKVFFRDLSGTILEDERLQLLTSFPNVLVTAHQAFFTDEALTQIAFITLDNLKQLKTNNEIVGRNAEL
- a CDS encoding TonB-dependent receptor domain-containing protein translates to MKNLFTLLLTILCSQFILAQSSIKGTVVDQSDKPVDYAEIQLFRPNDTFVKQSFSDETGLFSMEDIAKGDYVLKIFHLGQLVSEQQLAVQSDVDLKNISVKNEQQLDEIVLHAEKRLVERKVDRLVYNTANSIASQGMDALEALATTPMVKVQNDKISISGKNNVRIMVDDRMLELQGDALTNYLRTLRSDDIEKIEVITTPSAKYEASGNAGIINIILKKNKRMGVYGTVSSNYSYNNYNSGGSNGSLNYQNKKWSVMLKGNINNSKNSNTNDNTYQDDKRYLGNNSLNESSYKNRGASITTNYQLTDNAVIGGSYNYTKFSGDPRAFTTSTYKSYPFTATDSIINSVNRSYTKNNYHTANLFFDQKLDTLGSKIAIGANYFSNSPDQSFDIKEFDNSSVLRRYNTYTNTLKYSVYSLNADLTYHLPWAEIEFGAKYTTYDNKAQVTYFNIKNGNATLDPLKSNRFNYTEDNYAAYLSFTKKLTEKWSVKGGMRYEQTEAKGHQLDNDEKFTKSYGKWFPTAYVSFTPNETHSFSFNYSKRINRPYSNVLNPFKYYSNSYTYHQGNPELNPSYTNNYELSYVYNGALSVNLNYYHMTDQFDYMNKYVDGVFMSSTYNMLNSDNYGVDISYNNAITAWWETNSGLEYIISSPYYRNEAATQVGLKGNLFDYYSQNTFSVNNAKTLKLLLNWYHQIPHKEDNTRYSSYSSLSFGAKLALLDKKLNINMTMQDIFNTGKSNGTSYYKDNVQSFKNSWNSRRFSISASYTFGNSKNKKAIKEANFEDKNRSN
- a CDS encoding outer membrane beta-barrel family protein; protein product: MKALFISTALFLTALSVNAQNTLKGSVQNTEKAPVDFAEIYLLDTKGNLIQSAFTNEQGTFEIHDIENNTYAFQIHNFGVKAYDKNIEVNQSVDLGTITIQQDTKLDEIVVESTKKVFERKVDRTVFNIENSVHATNNDAVDLLKLTPSLKVDNENISIVGKSNVRVMINDKLVQLTGEQLLQYLKSIPSDNIKKIEVITTPPAKYDAEGNSGLINIVLKEALPDAWNNQISAGYKQSTKNLFRISDVFSYNKDKVSLKAGITGSKGGYNVVENSTVYYPTETWNGKSTRYNNNDYLSGNFQIDYQITDKTSIGAQYNGGTGDPKFDDGGLITVNNLVNNPVKYVKTNAKNDGVNNTHSANINLVHKIDTLGTKYSIDVDYFNYVNNKERLFNTNTTTVDNSVNNMFIANSTGNQKIENFSAKIDFEQPLKWAKLSYGAKASFVVTNNKTNFFNLSSGTPIEDLKQKDNFEYKENTQALYINASKEFNDKWTAQVGLRLETTQTTGTSVVYDIKNKKNYAKLFPTVYIAYKVNDDNTLSINYNRRISRPAFWELNPFKWYITEYSVAEGNPKLQPAFTDKVEFTYNYKGKLDFSMSYSNTKDEYSQYPIVDIATNKTLYLRDNILDYTRYNAGVSYTFNTFPWLQSQNGFYAFYAESKLSKDVKLDINNGGGYYFTSNNTAYLNSSKTWTAQVDFWYQPSLKVGIWEVTKVYALNLGMKYAMLDKKLNLSIYANDIFKTGSQTASTNTNNVNQKYYNYYDQRYFNLGVSYSFGNSKIKVRDHQGGNAEERNRK